A region of Thermoplasmataceae archaeon DNA encodes the following proteins:
- a CDS encoding methylmalonyl-CoA mutase family protein — translation MARESNNYWEEKLSELKREAGSKDSPFKQWKSEVLDQWNQATHNSEKEYYNSSGITIDELYTSSDLRKNFEEKYLGYPGQYPFTRGVYPNMYRGKLWTMRMFSGFGTPEDTNRRLKYLIQHGESGLSIAFDMPTLYGYDCDNKRADGEVGRCGVNVSSLRDMEDILSGIDLGEVSTSMTINAPASILTAMYIAVAKKQGVPLEKISGTVQADILKEYIAQKEWIYPPEAHLRLIRDMMVFCTENVPKWNYISISGYHIREAGSSAAQELAFTLADGFHYVEMGIEAGLNPDDFAPRLSFFFNASINFFEEIAKLRAARRIWATVLREKYGVKKERSLYLRFHTQTSGYSLTWQQPLNNIVRTTVEAMAGVLGGTQSLHTNSYDEAWALPSENAVKVALRTQQILAEETGIADTIDPLGGSYYVEWLTDKMEEEAFRYFAEIEKMGGILQAVKTGYIQKEIAATSYRRQIRIEQGKEVMVGVNKYVDEGEKPLNILRISRKAQKSQVAKLNTVKLNRNENRVKNALSRLEDALRDHNENSMPFIIEAVESYATLEEISNVGRNVFGGWKEPVLV, via the coding sequence ATGGCTCGGGAAAGTAATAATTACTGGGAAGAAAAACTGTCGGAGCTAAAGAGAGAAGCTGGCAGTAAAGATTCACCGTTTAAGCAGTGGAAATCAGAAGTGCTTGACCAGTGGAATCAAGCTACCCACAATTCGGAAAAGGAGTATTACAATTCATCAGGCATAACTATTGATGAGTTGTACACCTCAAGCGACTTGAGGAAAAACTTCGAGGAGAAATACCTGGGTTATCCTGGCCAATACCCCTTCACGCGTGGCGTATATCCGAACATGTATCGCGGGAAACTGTGGACAATGAGGATGTTTTCAGGATTTGGAACTCCTGAGGACACCAATAGAAGGTTGAAATATCTCATACAGCACGGCGAATCTGGCCTGAGCATTGCGTTTGACATGCCAACCCTGTATGGCTATGACTGCGACAATAAGAGAGCTGACGGTGAGGTTGGCAGATGCGGTGTTAACGTTTCCTCTCTGAGGGATATGGAAGACATACTTTCTGGAATAGACCTTGGGGAGGTAAGCACTTCAATGACCATCAATGCCCCCGCGTCTATTCTTACGGCGATGTATATAGCCGTAGCAAAGAAGCAGGGGGTACCCCTGGAAAAGATTTCTGGCACGGTCCAGGCTGACATTCTAAAGGAATATATAGCTCAGAAAGAATGGATTTATCCTCCTGAGGCACATCTCAGGCTCATAAGGGATATGATGGTCTTCTGCACTGAGAATGTCCCGAAATGGAATTACATAAGTATTTCTGGCTATCATATCAGGGAGGCTGGATCCAGCGCAGCACAGGAACTTGCATTCACCCTTGCCGATGGGTTTCATTACGTTGAAATGGGTATTGAGGCGGGACTGAACCCTGATGACTTTGCACCTAGACTTTCATTCTTCTTTAACGCTTCAATTAACTTTTTTGAGGAGATTGCCAAGCTGAGAGCTGCCAGAAGAATATGGGCAACAGTTCTCAGGGAGAAATATGGTGTGAAGAAGGAGAGGAGCCTCTACCTCAGGTTTCATACGCAGACCTCTGGATACTCGCTCACGTGGCAGCAACCGCTGAATAATATTGTCAGGACCACAGTGGAAGCCATGGCAGGTGTCCTAGGTGGGACACAGAGTCTTCATACCAACTCTTACGACGAAGCCTGGGCATTGCCCTCGGAAAATGCTGTCAAGGTTGCTCTCAGGACGCAACAGATATTGGCTGAGGAAACTGGAATAGCGGACACGATTGACCCGCTTGGCGGATCCTATTACGTTGAATGGCTAACAGACAAGATGGAGGAGGAAGCTTTCAGGTACTTTGCTGAAATAGAGAAGATGGGTGGTATTCTGCAAGCGGTAAAAACTGGATACATACAGAAAGAAATCGCTGCCACTTCCTATCGCAGGCAGATAAGGATAGAACAGGGAAAGGAAGTTATGGTTGGGGTGAACAAGTATGTGGATGAGGGAGAGAAACCACTGAACATCCTGAGGATCAGCAGGAAAGCACAGAAGTCACAGGTTGCTAAACTCAACACGGTAAAACTGAACAGGAACGAGAACAGGGTAAAGAATGCCCTATCTAGGCTGGAGGATGCGTTAAGGGACCATAATGAAAACTCGATGCCTTTCATAATAGAGGCAGTGGAATCATATGCTACGCTGGAGGAAATATCAAATGTCGGGAGGAATGTTTTTGGTGGATGGAAAGAGCCAGTCCTTGTTTAA
- a CDS encoding tetratricopeptide repeat protein, translated as MAKDFILQDKTDQADDYNERGISYFNLTKYPDAIQQFTKAIKINGNDPDYYFNRGLAYYSMKMLDQAISDYRKAIELNPDHADYHNAVGSALEDRGDIEEALDEFNEAVKIEADVPDFYYNRGNVFWKLKKFDEAMRDYGKAVDLNSADQIFIFKRYQAYLALNDYDNALKDIDMALKLVPEGYLYKIEKANLLVKMSRREEAIKLLASAKESAPDATVIQDRIDEIMAGKP; from the coding sequence GTGGCAAAAGATTTTATTTTACAGGACAAGACGGACCAAGCAGACGATTACAATGAAAGGGGGATATCATATTTCAACCTGACAAAATACCCGGATGCCATCCAGCAGTTTACAAAGGCAATAAAGATTAATGGAAACGATCCAGATTATTACTTTAATAGAGGACTAGCTTACTACTCGATGAAGATGTTGGACCAGGCCATCTCAGACTATAGAAAGGCCATTGAACTAAATCCTGACCATGCAGACTATCATAACGCCGTTGGGTCAGCCCTTGAGGACAGGGGAGACATCGAAGAAGCACTGGACGAATTCAACGAGGCAGTAAAAATTGAGGCTGATGTTCCTGACTTTTATTACAACAGGGGAAACGTATTCTGGAAACTTAAGAAGTTTGATGAGGCGATGAGGGACTATGGAAAGGCTGTGGATCTCAATTCTGCCGATCAGATATTCATTTTTAAACGGTATCAGGCGTACCTTGCACTGAATGATTACGATAATGCTTTGAAAGATATAGACATGGCACTGAAACTGGTCCCAGAAGGCTATCTATACAAGATTGAGAAAGCCAATCTTCTGGTAAAGATGTCCCGGAGAGAGGAGGCAATCAAACTTCTAGCATCAGCCAAGGAAAGTGCACCTGATGCAACGGTAATACAGGACAGGATAGATGAAATCATGGCCGGTAAGCCATGA
- a CDS encoding ATP-dependent DNA helicase: MSSLQIPLNLRDYQRPIIDFITANVSSKGSVAIESPTGSGKTLMGLISALTLAKKENRKILYLTRTNSQQEQVINEIRRLSSDFVIKAVPLQGRSNLCLLYREIEGSGDFTPESLSRFCSIRKRKVLTGDQSACRFFSDAVRSDETQAYIFSNHPTAEEFLAHAKSKEFCAYESLKFSMKSSNLVIAPYANYLNPLTSSRLIYNWGVSRKELIIIMDEAHNLPDIAREFSSFSVSVNQLNLAERESLEFGDFELIKRIRASDFIEMLRNTILDIVRDKIGENDEARIKFDEFREYMMIENSLSSEKYLSLLDYMSIFGEYIADKREKEGKVPRTVVLSVADKLRSWEALDDQVYAAIASKEHLGSIDAICLDPSRILDPLRESWTIHMSGTLDPIEVYKNITGFTEMDHLVVPYIFPRENRKIIYDANTTTKFDEFDEAEAQKIHSKINDIITTARRNTIVFFPSYSIMEKIASVPFDFKYYSEKRDLDQGSLMDMVKRFRRGKSAIFAVSGGRISEGMNFPGVELELVIIAGIPYPRPDARQKAIMDYYDLKYGNGWQYAVVFPTAIKMKQAIGRLIRNESDRGMAIILDRRAGVFKEYIPGLELSSDPVADVSEFFKSYSG; encoded by the coding sequence GTGAGTTCTTTGCAGATCCCGTTGAACCTCAGAGATTATCAGCGCCCGATAATTGATTTTATCACCGCGAATGTCTCTTCCAAGGGTTCGGTAGCCATAGAATCTCCCACCGGGTCGGGAAAAACACTGATGGGGCTTATCTCTGCTCTTACTCTCGCTAAAAAAGAAAATAGAAAGATACTTTATCTGACTAGGACAAATTCTCAACAGGAACAGGTAATAAACGAAATAAGAAGGCTGAGCAGTGATTTTGTGATCAAGGCCGTACCGCTTCAGGGCAGATCCAATCTGTGCTTGCTTTACAGGGAAATTGAAGGATCTGGTGATTTTACGCCGGAGTCTCTCTCCAGATTCTGCTCAATTAGAAAAAGAAAAGTTTTGACCGGCGACCAGTCTGCGTGCAGATTTTTCAGCGATGCTGTGAGATCGGATGAAACACAGGCGTATATTTTTAGCAATCACCCAACAGCCGAGGAGTTCCTTGCCCATGCGAAATCAAAGGAATTCTGTGCGTATGAAAGCCTGAAATTTTCAATGAAGAGTTCCAATCTGGTTATCGCTCCTTACGCCAATTACCTTAATCCTCTTACATCAAGTAGGCTGATTTACAACTGGGGGGTTTCTAGAAAAGAGCTCATAATCATAATGGATGAAGCACACAACCTCCCTGACATTGCAAGGGAATTCTCTTCATTTTCAGTGAGTGTGAATCAGTTGAACCTCGCGGAAAGGGAGAGCTTGGAATTTGGAGACTTCGAGCTGATAAAGAGAATCAGGGCATCAGATTTTATAGAGATGCTGAGAAATACAATCTTGGACATTGTGAGAGACAAGATAGGGGAAAACGATGAAGCGAGAATAAAATTTGACGAATTCCGGGAATACATGATGATCGAAAACTCGCTCAGTTCTGAAAAATATCTCAGTCTCCTGGATTATATGAGTATTTTCGGTGAATACATAGCTGATAAGCGTGAGAAAGAAGGAAAGGTACCGAGGACAGTTGTTCTATCTGTTGCGGACAAGCTTCGATCGTGGGAGGCTCTGGACGATCAGGTATACGCTGCTATCGCGTCAAAGGAACATCTCGGGTCAATAGATGCCATATGCCTGGACCCGTCCAGAATACTCGATCCCCTCAGAGAATCCTGGACAATTCATATGTCAGGAACATTGGACCCCATTGAGGTGTACAAGAATATAACGGGATTTACTGAAATGGACCACCTTGTAGTTCCCTACATTTTTCCGCGTGAAAACAGGAAGATAATATACGACGCAAATACAACCACTAAATTTGATGAATTCGACGAGGCAGAAGCTCAAAAAATCCACAGTAAAATCAACGATATTATTACCACTGCCAGAAGAAACACAATCGTCTTCTTTCCATCTTACAGCATAATGGAGAAGATTGCTTCAGTACCATTCGATTTCAAGTACTATTCTGAGAAGAGAGATCTTGATCAGGGTTCTCTGATGGACATGGTCAAGAGATTTCGGAGAGGAAAATCTGCCATATTCGCAGTATCTGGAGGAAGGATATCTGAAGGTATGAATTTCCCCGGGGTCGAACTGGAACTTGTTATAATCGCCGGGATCCCATATCCCAGGCCGGACGCCAGGCAGAAAGCCATAATGGACTATTATGACCTCAAGTATGGAAACGGCTGGCAATATGCAGTTGTATTTCCTACAGCAATAAAGATGAAACAGGCCATAGGCAGGCTCATAAGAAACGAGAGCGATAGGGGAATGGCAATTATACTTGACAGGAGGGCTGGTGTATTCAAAGAATACATACCGGGACTAGAGTTATCGTCCGATCCTGTTGCGGATGTATCAGAGTTCTTCAAGTCCTATTCGGGATAA
- a CDS encoding alcohol dehydrogenase catalytic domain-containing protein: protein MKALRVYQPFGKQNLKIEQVPKPEEKEGQIIVRVKKAGLNPIDYNLINGKILYNLAPVPHIPGSEVYGTTESDGRNVRKGDAVIIYPRMFDGTCEYCLEGKEYLCRNGGIWGVVTNGGYADFISVPESMVFKVNPRMDTDVAVSLPIGGLTAYHALKRTGASAGQKLLVYGASGNTGTFALQLGRTMGMDVYAVSRNNWLTDFGAHETFPPDKIPENFKADIVINSIGSSFWEQSIKHVANGGSIVTYGVQTGRESKLDIGDLYTREIRIIGSTGGNRKELSELLEISLRENFKVGTPSKLDLYDLKDALNLFETKVGGRIILQN from the coding sequence ATGAAAGCGTTGAGAGTTTACCAGCCTTTCGGGAAGCAGAATCTGAAGATAGAGCAGGTGCCAAAGCCAGAAGAGAAAGAGGGCCAGATAATAGTGAGGGTAAAAAAAGCTGGATTAAACCCAATTGACTACAATCTTATCAATGGCAAAATACTGTACAACCTTGCTCCAGTTCCTCATATCCCTGGGTCAGAAGTCTATGGAACTACCGAAAGCGATGGAAGAAATGTCAGGAAAGGTGACGCAGTTATCATTTATCCAAGGATGTTTGATGGGACGTGCGAATATTGCCTTGAAGGAAAGGAGTATCTTTGCAGGAATGGAGGAATATGGGGGGTGGTCACTAATGGCGGATACGCGGACTTTATTTCAGTACCCGAGAGCATGGTATTTAAAGTTAATCCCAGGATGGATACAGATGTAGCTGTGAGCCTACCGATTGGCGGTCTCACTGCATATCACGCGCTAAAAAGAACAGGTGCTTCTGCCGGTCAAAAGCTTCTTGTCTATGGTGCCTCGGGGAACACTGGAACCTTTGCGCTTCAGTTAGGCAGAACAATGGGGATGGATGTATATGCGGTGTCCAGGAATAACTGGTTAACTGATTTCGGGGCGCATGAAACCTTTCCCCCCGACAAGATTCCAGAGAATTTCAAGGCAGATATAGTGATCAACTCTATCGGTTCGTCGTTCTGGGAGCAGTCCATCAAGCACGTTGCGAACGGAGGATCGATTGTGACTTACGGGGTACAGACAGGAAGGGAGTCCAAGCTGGACATAGGTGACCTATATACTCGAGAAATCAGGATAATAGGATCAACTGGAGGAAACAGAAAAGAACTCAGTGAATTGTTGGAAATCTCTCTGCGCGAGAATTTCAAGGTTGGCACGCCAAGTAAACTTGACCTTTACGATCTTAAGGACGCCTTAAATCTCTTTGAAACTAAGGTCGGTGGAAGAATAATCCTCCAGAATTAG
- a CDS encoding tyrosine-type recombinase/integrase: MQENQILASFKSYMLAERKSRYTIKEYLFLVGHFLEYIGKDLKLVDSSDIERFKKYLATEKNYSKNSQYLAIKAIRLLYRSRSVQPPANLTPPKRSRKMPIYLSEAEAHQLIQAAAHELRELAMVSMLLYTGIRVGELCNLDVDDIDLDTGIVRIMAGKGDKDRIVIMSKEIHAVMSKYISERQEAGMDNRALFLSSRRRRLDTSTVERIIRGISIEANLQKRVTPHVLRHTFATSVLRNGGDIRFIQQILGHSSLATTQIYTHIDENVLKEMYEKYGPKF; the protein is encoded by the coding sequence ATGCAAGAAAATCAGATACTGGCTTCATTCAAGTCATACATGCTCGCCGAGAGGAAGAGCCGGTATACCATAAAGGAATACCTGTTCCTTGTGGGGCACTTCCTTGAATATATTGGTAAGGATCTAAAATTGGTGGATTCTTCTGATATTGAGCGCTTCAAGAAGTATCTGGCCACGGAAAAGAACTACTCTAAAAACAGCCAGTACCTCGCCATAAAGGCAATCCGGCTACTTTACCGATCTAGGTCTGTCCAGCCTCCGGCTAATCTAACCCCTCCAAAGAGGTCCAGAAAAATGCCAATCTACCTCAGCGAGGCTGAGGCACACCAGCTTATCCAAGCTGCTGCGCATGAGTTGAGGGAACTTGCTATGGTGTCAATGCTCCTCTACACTGGGATACGTGTTGGGGAATTGTGTAATCTTGACGTTGATGACATTGATCTGGACACTGGAATTGTGCGAATAATGGCGGGAAAAGGTGACAAAGACAGGATCGTCATAATGTCGAAGGAGATCCATGCAGTGATGTCGAAATACATTTCCGAGAGACAGGAGGCAGGAATGGATAACAGGGCCTTATTTTTGAGCAGCAGGAGACGGCGCCTTGACACGTCAACCGTGGAGAGGATTATCAGAGGAATTTCTATTGAAGCCAATTTACAAAAGAGAGTTACACCACATGTACTGCGGCACACTTTTGCCACTTCGGTGCTGAGAAATGGAGGAGACATTAGATTCATCCAGCAGATACTCGGCCATTCAAGCCTTGCTACCACACAGATATACACGCATATAGATGAGAACGTTCTCAAGGAAATGTACGAAAAGTACGGCCCAAAATTTTAA
- the rnhB gene encoding ribonuclease HII, with protein MKQCGIDEAGRGPVLGPMVIAMVCADVKDLESLGVRDSKQLSPAVRNKMFRGIMDIADQVEVTIINPPEINKLMKKISLNEIEYLHYANLIRKASGNIYIDCFDVLTARAEERFFIETGKKVVCEHKADQKYASVSSASIIAKVTRDSEIDKLRNRYGEIGSGYPSDPYTVRFLRKAIRDGRDLSEIVRTQWSTYKRIRSESESRILF; from the coding sequence ATGAAGCAGTGTGGCATCGATGAGGCGGGAAGAGGCCCTGTACTGGGTCCGATGGTGATAGCAATGGTATGTGCTGATGTTAAAGATCTTGAATCCCTAGGGGTTAGAGACTCAAAACAACTCTCTCCAGCAGTCCGGAATAAAATGTTTCGTGGGATTATGGACATTGCAGATCAGGTTGAAGTCACAATAATCAACCCACCTGAAATAAATAAACTCATGAAGAAAATTTCCCTGAATGAAATCGAATATCTGCATTACGCAAATCTTATAAGAAAAGCTTCAGGAAACATTTACATTGATTGTTTTGACGTACTGACCGCCAGAGCGGAAGAAAGATTTTTCATTGAAACGGGGAAAAAAGTCGTATGTGAGCATAAGGCGGACCAGAAATATGCATCGGTGTCTTCCGCTTCCATCATAGCAAAGGTGACAAGGGACAGTGAAATAGATAAGTTAAGGAATAGGTACGGAGAAATTGGGTCCGGATATCCATCAGACCCTTATACTGTGAGATTCCTGAGGAAGGCTATAAGGGACGGGAGAGATCTTTCTGAAATCGTCCGAACACAGTGGTCGACCTATAAGAGGATTAGATCTGAATCTGAAAGTAGGATACTGTTCTGA
- a CDS encoding PAC2 family protein produces MDDKENVLHTQVVELVKRDYDHPKIIGGFVGTTMAGLLSVGYIIEQLKMHQVAHIKSPHIPPVAVFVGSKLRHPFRIYSTDKGDVLAIISEVPVRDEGLYEISAAIIDWAKKIGANEITVLDGIPVNDIPPTRKTYCIAEKDELAVCEKRGIPMAQSAIISGISGSLLSECLVKGFKGSSLVTPCSVDLPDPGSALSLVQSVSQKTSVKIDTTLLQESVQRMQTEIDAVMKQYNDLQNKKIGKSEEPMYR; encoded by the coding sequence ATGGACGACAAAGAAAATGTTCTCCACACCCAAGTTGTTGAACTCGTAAAGAGAGATTATGACCACCCCAAAATAATTGGTGGTTTCGTCGGAACTACGATGGCCGGGCTACTTTCGGTTGGGTATATAATTGAACAACTGAAAATGCACCAGGTTGCTCATATCAAGTCCCCGCACATCCCTCCAGTTGCGGTTTTTGTTGGCAGCAAGCTAAGACATCCTTTCAGGATATACAGCACCGACAAGGGCGATGTGCTTGCAATAATAAGTGAGGTTCCTGTCAGGGATGAAGGGCTTTACGAGATCTCGGCTGCAATTATAGACTGGGCAAAAAAAATAGGTGCCAACGAAATTACAGTTCTTGACGGAATTCCGGTAAATGACATACCTCCTACCAGAAAGACATATTGCATTGCCGAAAAGGATGAACTCGCCGTTTGCGAGAAACGTGGCATACCTATGGCGCAGTCAGCCATAATAAGCGGAATTTCAGGCAGCCTCCTGAGTGAGTGCCTTGTAAAAGGCTTCAAGGGAAGTTCCCTAGTTACGCCATGCTCCGTTGATTTACCGGATCCCGGATCCGCACTGTCTCTGGTCCAGTCTGTAAGTCAGAAAACGAGCGTCAAGATCGATACAACACTGCTTCAGGAAAGCGTGCAGAGGATGCAAACAGAGATCGACGCTGTAATGAAGCAATATAATGATCTTCAGAACAAGAAGATTGGAAAATCAGAGGAACCAATGTATCGCTGA
- a CDS encoding polyprenyl synthetase family protein, whose translation MADYSALMLEKRKLIENSLAEFFDSKLKEISDPFIHDIVSKIRDFTLNGGKRVRPILVQMGHDLFNGNGNGVVKASASIEILQTYLLIHDDIIDQSDFRRGKPSFHRQVEFTIKNRTPDAKRISENLAIVAGDLAESYAHQVILESGVPFKQAYLASLELSNIIEKTGYGQLIDVESPFNEEFNEESLIQLHLWKTAKYTVQGPLKMGAILSGTEKDFTDLLEYGDALGIAFQLHDDIIGLFGDESVTGKPVKSDVNEGKKTLLMLKAIQESSEDQAAFIKTCLRSGNVSDEDFAKLKEIVKNTGSLDYSSRMAADLVKKAKDHLRRLGGDTEVKSFLGWFADYLVSRKS comes from the coding sequence TTGGCCGATTACAGTGCTCTAATGCTGGAAAAGAGAAAATTGATCGAGAATTCGCTTGCCGAGTTTTTTGATTCGAAACTAAAGGAGATTTCAGATCCATTTATTCATGACATTGTTTCCAAGATCAGGGATTTCACACTGAATGGAGGGAAAAGGGTAAGGCCTATCCTTGTTCAGATGGGACATGATCTTTTTAATGGGAATGGAAATGGGGTGGTAAAAGCATCGGCCAGCATTGAAATTCTTCAGACGTACCTCCTCATTCACGATGACATAATAGATCAGAGTGATTTCAGGAGAGGAAAACCAAGTTTCCATAGACAGGTAGAATTCACCATAAAGAACAGGACCCCTGACGCTAAAAGAATTTCCGAAAATCTTGCAATTGTTGCAGGCGACTTGGCTGAAAGCTACGCGCACCAGGTAATTCTCGAATCTGGTGTGCCGTTTAAACAAGCATATCTGGCTTCACTTGAGCTTTCCAATATTATTGAGAAAACAGGATACGGGCAGTTGATCGATGTGGAGTCGCCCTTTAATGAAGAGTTCAACGAAGAAAGCCTCATTCAGTTGCATCTCTGGAAAACGGCCAAGTATACCGTTCAGGGACCGTTAAAAATGGGTGCAATACTCAGTGGAACAGAAAAGGACTTCACCGATCTGCTTGAGTACGGGGATGCACTGGGCATAGCTTTCCAACTGCACGATGACATAATCGGACTCTTCGGTGATGAATCGGTAACTGGAAAACCTGTAAAGAGCGATGTGAACGAGGGAAAGAAGACTCTTCTAATGCTTAAGGCAATTCAGGAATCATCTGAAGATCAGGCTGCATTCATAAAAACCTGCCTGAGGAGTGGCAACGTGTCTGACGAGGATTTTGCTAAACTTAAGGAGATTGTTAAGAATACAGGTTCTCTTGATTACTCAAGCAGAATGGCCGCAGACTTGGTCAAGAAAGCAAAAGATCATCTGAGACGACTTGGCGGAGATACTGAGGTGAAGAGCTTTCTGGGTTGGTTTGCTGATTACCTAGTCAGCAGAAAAAGTTAA
- the rpe gene encoding ribulose-phosphate 3-epimerase, which produces MQVSPSIISAKMYDLQNEVDRCEKAGVSSFHMDVMDGHFAPNLTIGPDFIKAVKHCASVPLETHLMIDRPDKYYDAFVKAGSDVIMIHYESPIDVGSLLNKLGHEGIKYSLVINPETPVVQVKDLIPGCYSVLVMSVHPGFSGQKFIPDSPVKIMEMRDLLDSISPDTLLEVDGGINLETGKLCADAGADVLVSGSFIFGNDLTGSINVLKGLQRP; this is translated from the coding sequence ATGCAGGTTTCCCCATCAATAATCTCAGCGAAGATGTATGATCTCCAGAATGAAGTTGATAGATGCGAGAAGGCAGGTGTTTCCTCATTTCATATGGACGTGATGGATGGGCACTTCGCGCCCAACCTAACCATAGGACCTGATTTCATAAAGGCGGTGAAACACTGCGCAAGTGTCCCACTTGAAACACATCTCATGATCGATCGACCGGACAAATATTACGATGCTTTTGTGAAAGCGGGATCAGATGTCATAATGATTCATTACGAATCTCCCATAGATGTTGGGTCTTTACTCAATAAACTGGGGCACGAGGGCATAAAGTACAGTTTGGTCATTAATCCGGAGACTCCGGTTGTTCAGGTGAAGGACCTTATCCCCGGCTGCTATTCCGTCCTGGTTATGTCTGTGCATCCAGGATTTTCTGGCCAGAAATTCATTCCGGATTCTCCTGTCAAGATAATGGAAATGAGGGATCTTCTGGACAGCATTTCTCCCGATACCCTGCTTGAGGTTGACGGCGGGATAAATCTTGAAACCGGCAAACTATGCGCTGACGCCGGCGCAGATGTTTTGGTCTCGGGTTCATTTATTTTCGGCAACGATCTTACCGGATCGATAAATGTTCTCAAGGGGCTTCAAAGACCCTAA
- a CDS encoding glycosyltransferase, with the protein MNKEQAGISIVITVYNNAGTIRDLLESLVDQEGPKEIVIVDSESSDGTSEILKDYASRYQFIRHFVIKCTRGAGRNIGVDKASFPFIAFTDGDTTADPEWISHMRECFLLGNEMVIGTVKQVGSERLRSLPRVELVYGNIEVTAPSANLGYSRRLFLKLGGFDENFITAEDIDLNIRCVESGARIGKCNECIVFNRTRESLHGMAKQAFWNGYGRKQLSRKHPDSWSHLKRENVFGSNMTLLYFIRSFIAFLGYLSCTIFDSPRNYNTTTR; encoded by the coding sequence ATGAACAAAGAGCAAGCTGGGATTTCCATTGTCATAACTGTTTACAACAATGCTGGCACCATAAGGGACCTTTTAGAAAGCCTTGTCGATCAGGAGGGGCCCAAGGAAATCGTTATAGTGGATTCAGAGAGTAGCGATGGAACTTCGGAAATCTTGAAGGATTACGCATCCAGATACCAATTCATAAGACATTTTGTAATAAAATGCACCCGTGGGGCAGGAAGAAATATAGGCGTTGACAAAGCATCTTTTCCATTTATCGCCTTCACTGATGGAGATACTACGGCAGATCCTGAATGGATCAGCCACATGAGAGAGTGCTTCCTCCTTGGCAATGAAATGGTAATAGGAACCGTTAAACAGGTTGGAAGCGAGAGGCTGAGATCGCTGCCCAGAGTTGAACTTGTCTATGGCAACATAGAGGTTACTGCACCATCAGCTAACCTGGGCTACAGCCGCAGACTTTTCCTAAAACTTGGAGGTTTTGATGAGAATTTTATCACTGCAGAAGACATCGACCTTAACATAAGGTGTGTTGAATCCGGTGCAAGAATTGGAAAATGCAATGAATGCATTGTCTTCAACCGGACAAGGGAATCGCTGCACGGAATGGCCAAACAGGCATTTTGGAATGGATACGGACGGAAACAGCTGTCAAGAAAACATCCCGATTCTTGGTCACACCTGAAGCGGGAGAATGTGTTCGGTAGCAATATGACTCTTCTATATTTCATACGTTCTTTTATCGCGTTTCTTGGATATCTGTCCTGCACTATATTCGATAGCCCCCGAAACTACAATACGACCACGCGTTGA